GGTATTCGCAAGCCGCGGTAAACAGACGGTTGTTGAACCCGATGATATTTGCTTCGCTTCGGCGGTTGGTGGTCAGCGTTTTTACGCGGACCGGAAAGTTCTCCATCTTATCCCGCAGACTATTCAAAATTCCCCAGTCGCCATTGCGCCAACGGTAGATAGATTGCTTAACGTCGCCCACGATGAGACTATCGGCACCTTGCGACAACCCCTCAAGCAGCAGCAATTTAAAGTTGTCCCACTGCATTCGCGATGTATCCTGAAACTCATCAATCATCACATTGCGGATGTTGGCCCCGATTTTCTCAAAAACGAAGGATGAATCTCCATCTTGTACCAACCTGTGCAACAGAGCATTTGTATCCGACAATAGAAAGCGGTTACATTCCTTGTTCAGTATGCGCACCTCATCATCAATGTTTGTCAGCAATCGCACTTTGTTTACGTGCTGTAGCGACAACCGACAAGAGTTAACCAGCCTGTTGTTCTTCATTCGGAACTCCTCTGCCGTTTCAAGAATCGGAATCAGTTCCTCTTCCGCCAGTGAAATGATGGTGCTTTTATAAGGCGAAGTTTTGGTTGCCCAGTTTTCAGCACTTTCCAGACACTTCTCCACTGTGGTATTGCGCACGTCATTGCCAAGATTTCCGTTTTGAATCTTATTGAAATAGCTACTTATTCCCCTTGTTCCGTTCTTCAAGTCGGCAGGAGTCAGTCCATGTTCCTCAAGAAGTCCGAAGAACTGCTCCGAAAACCCAATCATCTGGTCCAGTGCCTCCGTTTGGATAGCCTGAAGTTTCTTTTTATAATTCGATATATAGTGTGGGTCTTTCAGCTTTTGTCGCAATCCGTAACCTTTTTCAATATAGCCTTCATCGAATATGTTCCGGCCAAAGTTTTTTACCTCACCCGAAACATTCCATCGTTTGTCATCCTTAATCCGCTCGTCTATGTAATCCAGCAGCCATGCCAGCACTTCCGACGTTGGTTTCAATTTCTCAATCATTGAATCCACTGCATCACTAAGCACGTCTGCGTTGTTGAGCTCAATGTTCAGGTTCGGACTCAGTTCCAGTTCCCGCGCCAGATTGCGCATCACCGACTGGAAGAAGGAGTCAATGGTCTCCACCCGAAAACGACTGTAGTCGTGAATCATGTAGTTTAGTGCCGTGCCGGCTGCATTGCGCACCTCGGTTTCCGGTAGGTTTAGCTCAGTGCATACCTTTTCCAGATAGGCGACCGAGTCTTTGTCTCCGTTCCAAATTCCGTAAAGCTGACTCAGAATTCGTTCCTTCATCTCGGCAGTTGCTTTGTTGGTGAAGGTTACAGCCAGTATTTGCTGATAAGCACGTGGGTTTTGAATCAACAGTTTGATATATTCCACAGCCAGGGTAAAAGTTTTTCCTGACCCTGCGGAAGCTTTGTATACTAATAGTTCGGGTGAAACACTCATTGTAAATGTTTTTATTATTGCAAAGCTACTATTTAGAATCTGATTCAACAAAGAATTCAGCCAGAAAAGTAAGTTGTACGAGGGAGATAAAAAATAACCTAAGGCGTAGACAAAATCCCGTTCGGTTGTCTGCTTCTTAGGTTATTTGTTTCCTCCAATTGTTTTGAAATCAGAGGATTTGTTGTTATCCCGATTGTTAAGTCTAGTTTAGTTTTTTATCATATCAATATCTTTTGTTTAGCACTCCTCTCCCTGATACATAAAGCGTTTGATGCTCTTTTTAGCTGTTTTTTCAAATTCTTCCTGGTAGATCTTAATCTTGGTAATTTGCTCGTAAGCAGGTAATTGTTGGTTCAGGGAAGCTCTATTTGCCTCCATCGCCTTTTCAATATCCTCTTCACTTAATCCGTTTGCAAATGCATCGTCATAATCGGGATAGATAAGTGCTACTAGCTTGCTGTTTTGCATAACAATGAGTGATTCTGCAACAAATGGCATATTGTTGAGTACCGATTCAATCTCTTCGGGATAGATATTCTGTCCGGATGCATTCATAAGCAGATTCTTGCAACGTCCTTTCAGTGTTACATAACCATCTTTGTCCATAATTGCCATATCGCCGGTGTGGAACCATCCATCGGCATCAATCACCTCTTTGGTTGCCTCTTCGTTTTTGTAATAGCCCAGCATCAGGTTTGTACCTTTGCAAAGAAGTTCTCCCGGAATGTTTTCCGGATCTTTCGATGCAATTTTTACTTCCATACGTGATGCCGCACGTCCGCAAGAGTATTTCTTAAGGTCTTTCCAGTAATCGGATGTGATAATCGGACCACATTCGGTCATTCCATAACCAACGGTGTACGGAAAATTAATTGATTTCATGAAATCTTCAATTGCTGCGTTCAGTGAAGCCCCTCCGATAATGAGCTCGCTGAAGTTGCCTCCAAAGGTTTTCTTTGTCTCTTCCAGGATAGATGCTTTCAGTTTATCGCTTACAATAGGAACATGAAGCAGGAATTTGCTCAACTTGTTATCCAGTTTAGGCAGAATTGTTTTTCTGATAATTTTATCCACAATCAGCGGCACACAGGCTATTAACTTTGGCTGAACGTCTGCATAAGCCTGTAAGATGATTTTAGGCGAAGGCATGCGGGTGAGGAAATAAACCTGCGCTCCTACAGTGATTCCGTAAAGGAAATCATAGGTCATACCATAAACATGTCCCATTGGCAGTGTAGCAACAATCTTTTCTCCCGGATTAATAGGATGCTTTTCGTAACAATATTCCACGTTTGATGTGAGACTGCGATAGGGCAGCATTACTCCTTTAGAGAATCCGGTTGTTCCTGATGTATAATTTATCAGTGCGAGCTCTTCTTCATGATTCTTATGATAACAGATATGTTCCTTTCGGAAATTCTTTGGATATTTCTTCCCATAAAGAGCATTCAGGTTTTCGCGTGCATAGGTAAGTTTCTCTGAACGCGAATGCAAAAGGTCGTATGTGTTCAACAGAAAGATACCCTCAAGGTTAGGCATAAGCTCTTCGTTCAGATTTTCCCAAGCTTGGTCTCCCACGAAAAGAATGCGGGCTTCAGAATGATTCACAATATTATGGATATTGTCGGCCTTGAACTCGTGAAGAACCGGTACGGCAACAGCCCCGTAGGTTACAGTTGCCAGAAATGCTACTGCCCAGAATGAGCTGTTTCTTCCGCAAATGGCAACCTTATCGCCCTTTTTTATGCCACATTCCTCGAACAATAAATGAGTCTTAGCTATTTTTCTTGCTACGTCTTTGTATTGAAGTGTTGCTCCTTTGTAGTCTGTCAGGGCATTTAAGTCCCAGTTATTGATGATGCTTTGTTCTATATAATCTATAAAGCAGTTTTGATGTTTCATTATAAATTGCACAATTGTTTAGTTTTTGTGCAAAAATAAGAAGCGGAGCTATTATATAGAAATAAAAGAATAAGATTTAGCAGAAATTAACAAGAAGAGAATATTTAATTTATTTTACCCGATATGTGTTCAATATCTATTCTTATCACTTGAATTCGTGTAATTGCTTGATTGATATATTTTTCCCCTGTTTCGATGTGTTCTGGAGCGTATTTTTTTAATATCAGTGTCATTGCGTAACGAATTTCTTCTTCCGAGGTTACAAAGTTTGCTTTGCCAAATGCCATGCTACTTCTATAATTTGTAGTAAATTTCTCTGCAATAACTTCAGCATTCTGAACTACGCAAAAACTTACTTTATTATTTACTTTTAAACTACGAAGTTTTTCTCCTTCAGTTGCACAATGAAAATAAATGTGATTTTCTTCAACAACATAGTTTAGTGGTACGCCATAACCATAATTATTTTGTCCGCACATAGATAAAATACCGTATGATCCGCTTTCAAGAACTTCTTTTGCTTGTTGAGAACTCATGGTCCTCTCTTTTCTTCTTATTTCTGCAAACATCTTTTTCTCGTTTTTATTTAGTTAGACAAAAGTAAAGATATAAAGTAATAGAACAAGTATCCCGATACTTAAAAGAAAGTACCGGGATACATAAAAACTGGTTTAGGGATAATGATTTTTATAATGATTCGTGCGAGTGTTTTATGCAAGGAATGCAGCAATATCTTCATCTACAGTACTTATACCTCCGATTCCGAAGTTGTCTACCAAAACCTTTGTTACATTTGGTGAGAGGAATGCCGGCAGGGTTGGTCCCAAATGAATCTTCTTCACACCAAGTGAAAGAAGCGCCAACAGTACAATTACTGCTTTTTGTTCGTACCATGCAATGTTATAGATGATTGGAAGGTCGTTGATATCCTCCAGTCCGAATACTTCTTTCAGTTTCAGAGCGATTACCGCCAGTGAGTAGCTGTCGTTGCATTGTCCGGCATCTAGTACACGTGGAATTCCGTTGATGTCTCCCAATGGAAGTTTGTTATAACGGTATTTTGCGCAACCAGCAGTGAGTATGACAGTGTCTTTCGGCAATTTCTCGGCAAATTCTGTGTAGTAGTTGCGGCTTTTCATGCGTCCATCGCATCCCGCCATTACGAAGAATTTGCTGATTGCGCCGCCCTTAACGGCATCTACCACTTTATCTGCTAGGGCAAGTACCTGAGCATGTGCAAAACCGCCGACAATCTTACCGCTTTCAATCTGAGTAGGAGGCAGGCATTTTTTTGCATGTTCAATTATTGCCGAGAAATCCTTTGGCTCACCGTTTACTCGTGCAGGAATATGGGTAGCGCCTTCCAGGCCGCTGGCTCCGGTGGTATAGATACGGTCGGTATAAGTAGCATTCTTGGTTGGAGGCACTATACAGTTGGTTGTGAAGAGGATAGGGCCGTTGAATGTTTCAAATTCCTCTTTCTGTCTCCACCAAGCATTTCCGTAATTACCTACCAAGTGTTTGTGCTTTTTCAGTTGCGGATAGTAGTGAGCCGGCAGCATTTCGCTATGTGTATACACATCCACGCCCGTTCCTTCGGTTTGTTGCAGCAATTCTTCCAAATCTTTCAGGTCGTGACCACTAATCAAGATTCCCGGATTCTTGCCAACACCGATATTTACTTCCGATAGTTCCGGATTACCATAATGTGATGTATTAGCTGCATCAAGCTGAGCCATTGCAGATACACCGTATTTACCTGTTTCCAGAGTCAGTGAAATCAACTCGTCGATAGTAATATCATTGCGGGTGATTTCGGCCAGTGCGTGCTGCATAAATCCAAATATCTCCGGATTCTCATTATTAAGGTTCCAAGCATGTTCCACATATGCCGCCATACCTTTAATACCGTAATGCACCAACTCTTTTAAAGAACGGATATCTTCGTCGCTGTTACGAAGCACGCCTACTGTTGCAGCCTTTGTCTCGAATTCGCTTTCATCGCCATTCCAGGTACATTCGTCGGGAGGATTTGGCAGTGTTACTTTCTTACCCAACTCATTTTTCAAGGCGAGCCCCGCTTTAATCTTATTAATAATAGCCTGTTTGTCGAAGTTTGCATTGGTAATGGTCATAAACAGACCGTCGAATACAAACTTATCGGCTTCGGGAGAAGCATTGCCTGCCTTTCTTAATTCCTGGTTGTACACAGAGATACCACGTACTACGAAAAGCAGAAGGTCTTGTATATTGGCAACTTCGGGAGTTTTACCACATACACCACTTAAGGTACATCCTATACCTTTAGAAGCTTCCTGACATTGAAAACAGAACATACTCATAATTTTATTCATTTTATAGGTTTATCAATTTTATATGTGCAAAGATATAGGAGGGGAGGGAGGCAATTCTGTAACCAATGTTACAACAACCGGAATTTATTTTTTGTTTTCAGTTATCTTGCAATCGGACTGAATTGCTTTTGAGTTTAATCATTATTATTGTTTGGTCGGAATTATATTTGAGACTTTACCGTCAATGCGACTAAGAAGAGCAGTTTCGTCCTTCAATCCCATCGCAACGGGAGGAAAGTGAGCGGCCTACCTGTTTCAGACTTTGAATCTAAAGAGCACAACCCGTATCTGAGCACTAAATTCATCTATTCAGGTAAGCAGATTCGAGGGGAAGGCTATCGTACAACCGGTATCAGGGGAATGAATTCATCGGTCAACTGATTATAGGGCTTGGAGCACTAGTAGTCAACTTATAATTGCCAATTAGGGAAACTATTCAATGAATTAGTCGAAATAACAGGATACATTACCCCAATCTTGTACATGATTCGGGGGTAAACATGTACAAGATTGAATCCAATCATGTACAAGATTGAGGGTAAACATGTACATGATTCAGCTAGTTCATCGCCAATAAAACATTAGTTTGCCCTTATGTTCGGATTAGTTCTCTTGGTTCAATCCGCTAATTGTCGGTGTGAAGACTGCTGTCTTTCGGGGGTGGCTTTGCAGAGTGCCTTATTGATTCATCCCCGCATCCCGATAATGGAGGTGAGGGATAGAGTAGTGCGCAAATAGATGCCGGGGTGGAGTAGATTTGTACTGCCCCCTGGTATAGTTTGCTATTTATATTTGTAATAACCAAATAATCAATGTAATGAGATTGTGTGACGAGCCAAGAATGGTGTAGAGGGTGGAGTAAAATCGTACTTCCAACCTTTTCTGAAATTAAATTTTGAAAATTCTTTTTTTTGAAGATTTTTTTCAGATTTATATATCCATACATAAAAACCGCTGTTTTATCTCCACCCTCTGCACCACGGTTGTTTCTAATAATAAGATTATCAGATTTATATTGATTTTTAATTGTAAAATAATATATGTGTTAAAATAGAAAGAACCTCACATCACAAGGTGGCAACATCGGCTTGATGCTTAGAAAACAGCTGTTTTATTCTGCTAAGGGTGTTGTTTTACCGAATCATCTCCTTAAGTTTTTCTTTATTAATGATGGCGATGTGCTTTCGGTCAACTGTAATCAGCCCCTCTTCCTGCATATTTGCAAGTTCCCGTGCTAGTGAAGGACGTGATACACCGAAGTAATCAGCCAACTCCTGTTGTGAGCGGTCCATTACCAGTTTGTCTCCTGCCGAAGCCGAAAGACGAAGAATATACGAGGCTAATTTCTGTTTGATGTTTTTAAAGGATAGAAAAAATAGTTTGTCGGAAATAGTTTTGGCATAGTTGGCAGAGGTGTTCAGGTAGTTCTCCAGGAACCGTTTGTTGCGTTGGAAGAGAATGAGTATACTCTCTTTTGGAATAGAGAGGGCTTCCACATCTTCATTGGCAGTTACTTCTACCGGATACTTGTTTTCTGTCCCAAAAAGGAACAGAGGAGCCAATGCCCGTGGAGCATGTATATCTTCTATTTTTATCAGTTTTCCGGAATAATCAATCATTTCGCCACGTACACTTCCTTTCAGCAGGATGATGAGTTTATTGCAGACATCTCCCTGAAAAGCAAGAATATCTCCTTTCTTGTAGCTCTTGATCTGATAAGATATTCCTTCAATGTTTTGTGCCAGCTCATCGGGTGATGTTCCCCTGAAAAGCGGGTTCCCTAATAGAATTTCGATCATCTGATTTATATCTTTATGAGTGAATAATCACCAAAGATATAAAATAAGTTCTTATTGGCTGCGAGTGGCGGTAAATTCTTTATGCCCTGTTTTCGGCCATGATTTGATTTTGCTTGCTGATTTTTTTAATGTGTATTGTCAACATAGCTATTGCTGTGAAAAACGACATAAAGTCTGATACAGCCATACTTCCCCATACTCCTTTTGTTCCAAACATTGACGGAAGAATCAAAAGGCAAGGCAACAGATATATCAACTGGCGGGAAAGAGAAAGGAAAATGCTGACTTTAGCTTTACCAATACTTTGGAAGAAGTTGGATATTACTATCTGGCAACTTACCAATGGAAATGCAAGAACGGATATTCGTAAACCAGTAGCAGCAAGACCAATTAATGAATCGTCGTTTGTGAACATGGCCGAAATGGCATGAGGAAAGAGTTCGCATAAGACAAATCCCAGCGACATAATAGAGAACCCGGCAATGATACCTGCTTTTAGTGTCTTCTTTACGCGGTCAATTTGTTTGGCTCCGTAGTTGTAGCCAATGATTGGCTGCATACCCATGGTAACGCCCAGTACCACCATTACAAAAAGTGTTTGTACACGGTTGATGATACCATAAGCACCAATGGCCATGTCGCCGCCATTATCTTCGAGACTCTTATTAATAATGATTACAATTCCGCAGGCACAAACGTTCATCAGGAAAGGAGACATGCCAATAGAGAAGATATTCAGTACTACCTGTTTCCTTATTTTGTGAAATCCTTTCTGAAAATGAACATAACTGTCTTTATTCATAAAATGATGAAGCACCCATATCATACCGATGAACTGTGAAATTACGGTAGCCAGTGCCGCTCCTTTAATTCCCCAATGGAACTTAAAAATAAAGATAGGGGCAAGAATCACATTTGCAAGAACGGTTATCATGGACGATAACATGGCTTTCTTTGGGTATCCTGTAGCACGCATCACGTTATTCAAACTAATCATGGTGTATGATATAGGAGTTCCTAACAGAATCACTTGCATAAAATCATGCGCATATGGCAATGTAGTGCTACTAGCTCCGAAGAAAATCAGTATCGGATTGAGAAATATCAGAAAGAGAGAGCCGAAAACCACAGAATTGACCAGACACAACATCAGTACCGTTCCCAGAACCTCTGTAGCTCCTGCACGATCTTTCTGTCCCAGACGAATGGACGAGATGGCCGAACCGCCAATTCCTACCAGAGTAGAAACAGCAATTATTAAGTTCATCAAAGGGAAAGAAATAGCCAGCCCTGAAATAGCCATGGCCCCAACACCGTGACCGATAAATATACTATCAATGATGTTGTATAATGAGGTTACCGTCATCCCGATAATCGCCGGGATGGAATATTGAAGCAATAATTTACCGATAGGTTCGGTACCAAGAATATGTGGATTGTTTTGATTAGTCATAAACGACTTTACATTTTTTTAGCGCTGCAAAGGTAGGAATAATTTGTTGTATTGAAGAATTATGAAGACCTTTGCACAGGAAAAATAATATTATAGTTAATGAAAGAATCTAAAATGATGGCTGCTCTTTTTGATTTTGACGGAGTTGTGATTGATACGGAAGATCAGTACAGTACCTTTTGGGAAGAACAGGGGCGTAAATATCATCCCGAAATACCCGGATTTGCTCATGTAATTAAAGGGCAAACATTGATGCATATATATGAAACTTATTTCGAGGGAATGGAAGAGGAGAAGCAAAAGCTTCGGAAAGACCTGCTGCTTTTTGAGGGAAACATGCAATATGACTATATCCCCGGTGTGCTTGACTTTATAGAAGATTTGAAGATGAACGGGGTAAGGATGGCGGTAGTTACCAGCTCGGATACTTGTAAGATGGAGAAGGTGTACCGTGTTCATCCCGAAATAAAAGAGATGTTTGATGTCATTGTTACGGCGAATATGTTTAAGGAATCCAAACCTCATCCGGAATGTTTCTTGCTGGGGGCAAAACTGCTAGATGCAACACCTGCACAGAGTTTTGTGTTCGAAGACTCTTTTCAGGGATTACAAGCAGGGAATGCTGCCGGGGCTACTGTTATCGGGCTGGCAACCACCAACCCCCGCAATGCTATTCAGAATAAGGCGCATCATGTAATTGACGATTTTACTGGATTTACCTTTAAAAAGCTGATGGCATTAAAAGGATGATTGCTTATTAATGTTTTCAATTCTAGTAACATTAATGGTATCGTGAACCTTTCACTGAAAAAAAGGTTTTATACTAATAACAGAACTTTTATTTGCGGATATATAAAAAGTAACAATTAATGCCAATCATCTTTTTAATGAATTCCTTTTCACATTTGGCAATAAGCACTACCTTTGCGTTCAATTTTGAATAAAATGCAATTTAATATTCTATAATTATGGCTGGATATATTAATGAAGATACCAGAAAGGTGACAACTCACCGTCTGATTGAAATGAAGCAAAAAGGAGAGAAGATCTCCATGCTGACTGCATATGACTATACCATGGCCCAGATTGTTGACGGGGCAGGTATGGATGTTATACTGGTAGGCGATTCGGCATCAAATACAATGGCAGGAAATGTAACCACTCTACCAATTACTCTCGACCAGATGATTTATCATGGTAAATCAGTGGTTCGTGGTGTAAAACGTGCAATGGTTGTTGTAGATATGCCATTTGGCTCATACCAGGGTAACCCGCTGGAAGGATTGGCATCTGCCATACGTATCATGAAAGAGTCTCATGCCGATGCTTTGAAACTGGAAGGGGGAGAAGAGATTATTGAAAGTGTTCAAAAGATTCTTTCCGCCGGTATTCCTATTATGGGACATCTTGGGTTGATGCCGCAATCCATAAATAAATATGGAACATACACCGTTCGTGCAAAAGATGATTTTGAAGCTGAGAAACTTGTTCGTGATGCTCATTTGCTCGAAGAGGCTGGATGCTTTGCAATAGTACTGGAGAAAATACCTGCTGCCCTTGCACAAAGAGTTGCAAACGAACTGACCATTCCTATAATTGGTATCGGAGCCGGTGGGGGAGTAGACGGACAGGTATTGGTTGTTCAGGATATGCTGGGAATGAGCAAAGGATTTAGTCCTAAGTTCCTTCGTCGATATGCCGATTTACATACGGTAATGACTGACGCAATCGGACAATATATTACCGACGTCAAAAGTCGTGATTTCCCTAATGAAAACGAACAATACTAGTTTGTAGAAAGTAATCCAATAAAAAAACCTTGCTGATATCAACACAGCAAGGTTTTTTTATTGAATATAATTAATAATATCTTATACTAAAGGGTTAAGCCCCTTTTAATCCTATTTTTTAGTTGCTTTTTGATGTTTTAGGGGTCATCTCTCCTGTTATATAAAGTCTTACCAGTTCTTCTTTTGCATTGCTTCGGATGGTAATGCTCTTTTTAAATTCACCAGGATATTTACCTGCTCCGTTGTATGTAACCTCAATCGTTCCTTTCTTGCCTGGCATAACAGGTTCCTTTGTGTATTCGGGAACAGTACATCCACAAGAAGCTATAGCCTGGTTGATTACCAACGGTGCATCTCCGGTATTTGTAAATGTAAATATGCATTTAACCTTTGGGCTTTCTTCGGAGAATGTACCAAAATTATGCACTTTCTTGTCGAAAGTAATCTCAGCCTGCTTTTCTGCAGAAGCATAAGTAACTCCCAAAAATAGGAGCATCAATAAAAAGAGAGTCTTTTTCATTTTTTATTTCGTTTTTATGACACACAAAGGTAATAGTTATAAGTTAATAATGAATATGTTTATTCGGAAATTAACAAACTTAAAATATTACAGATTTATATTTGGTATTTTGATATTATAATATTCATTCTTTAATAAATAGATTGTTAAATATGCATTTGTTATTTGTATTTGCATGTTTATACATTTTTGATAAAATAATCAGGATAATTCGAAACAATCTTATTTGTTTGTTCTTTTAGATAAGACTTAAGGCGCCATTTTATATGGTTTTATAATAGTTAGTTAAACAATATTTATGTAAAAACGTATAATCATCCGCTTTTAGGGTTAAAAATAATAATAAATGTTAAATTAGGTGCTATTCGTTATAAATCCTAAACCTTTTAAGATACTTTTAGAACACGAGTTGTTATACAAGAAAATCCAAAGGTTTTGTGTATATAAGCACTAATCTTTCATAGCGGTATATTAAGATCTTTTTTAGATTGTTAATTACCGAAGTATTTTTATTGAACACAACATACACCTGCTTTTAACCCAGACCTTAGGCTTTATTTATTTCTTAATATTAATTAAAAGAAAATTTGATGAAACCTAAAGACAATTTAATGCATGACCATAAAAAAATTGAGGTGATGCTTGGAATCCTAACTAAAATCGGAGAAAATATCAGAAAACATCAAAATCCAGTATTGGAGGAAATTGATCAGATTATTGAATTCCTGAGGCTGTTTGCCGATAAACTTCATCATGGAAAAGAAGAAACTATTTATTTCCCTGCACTGTTTGAATATGGAATGGCCAATGAAAACAGTCCAGCTGCCGTGATGCTTTTCGAGCACGAGGTAGGAAGAGGGTATATTAGAGATATGGCCTCGGCTGTTGAATCATTGAAAAAAGGAGAAAAGAATGCAGCCAATCTTCTTGCAGAATCAATCGAGAGCTATGTTGAGCTGATGGAAAACCATATTTTAAAGGAAAATACGATTTTGTTTTCGATAGGAGACAAGTTGATCCCTCCTCCAAAACAAGAGATTCTCTACAAAGACTGTCAGTTGATGGATAGCAAATTTGGTGAAGATCAACATCAACGCTTTAATGAGCTATTGCATCAGTTGGAAAAAAAATATCTAGCCTAAAAACTAACTAACTAATATATACCTATTTACTATTTTATGAAGAAACATATCAAAAATAATATCTACTGGGTTGGAAAAAATGACTGGGAATTAAGGAGATACGCAGGTTATGATTATTCGGCTTACAGAGGGACAAGTTACAACTCATATCTCATTCAGGAAGAGAAGACTGTTTTAATAGATACAGTTATAGCTACTTTTGGCGATGAATACATAAAGAACCTGGCAAAGGAGGTGGATTTATCTTCCATTGACTGTATAATCTGTACCCAATCAGAGGGTGATCACAGTGGGGCTTTGCCAAAACTGATGAATCTAATTCCGCATACACCTATTTATTGCACAGCAAATGGCAAAGAGGTCCTGATGGGCAATTATCATCAAAACTGGAATTTCGTAACGGTTAAAAGTGGTGATAAACTGCCAGTTGGCAATGGAAAAGAAATCATTTTTGTTGAATTTCCATTAAATTCTTCCCCCGATACGATGTTTTGTTATATGACAGAAGAAAATGTTTTGTTTAGTAATGCATTGTTTGGTTGTCATTTAAGTTCGGAACTCTTGTTTAACGATTTGGTAAATCAGTGCGATTTAAACTTTGAGACTATTAAGTATTATGCCAATCTCATGAATCCACATGGGAAAGTTATTACCAATACCATTAACGAATACATCCGAAAAAATATTCCAATCGATGTTATTTGTCCTAGTCATGGGATAATTTGGCGTGAAA
The Bacteroides sedimenti genome window above contains:
- a CDS encoding AMP-binding protein; this translates as MKHQNCFIDYIEQSIINNWDLNALTDYKGATLQYKDVARKIAKTHLLFEECGIKKGDKVAICGRNSSFWAVAFLATVTYGAVAVPVLHEFKADNIHNIVNHSEARILFVGDQAWENLNEELMPNLEGIFLLNTYDLLHSRSEKLTYARENLNALYGKKYPKNFRKEHICYHKNHEEELALINYTSGTTGFSKGVMLPYRSLTSNVEYCYEKHPINPGEKIVATLPMGHVYGMTYDFLYGITVGAQVYFLTRMPSPKIILQAYADVQPKLIACVPLIVDKIIRKTILPKLDNKLSKFLLHVPIVSDKLKASILEETKKTFGGNFSELIIGGASLNAAIEDFMKSINFPYTVGYGMTECGPIITSDYWKDLKKYSCGRAASRMEVKIASKDPENIPGELLCKGTNLMLGYYKNEEATKEVIDADGWFHTGDMAIMDKDGYVTLKGRCKNLLMNASGQNIYPEEIESVLNNMPFVAESLIVMQNSKLVALIYPDYDDAFANGLSEEDIEKAMEANRASLNQQLPAYEQITKIKIYQEEFEKTAKKSIKRFMYQGEEC
- a CDS encoding pyridoxamine 5'-phosphate oxidase family protein, whose amino-acid sequence is MFAEIRRKERTMSSQQAKEVLESGSYGILSMCGQNNYGYGVPLNYVVEENHIYFHCATEGEKLRSLKVNNKVSFCVVQNAEVIAEKFTTNYRSSMAFGKANFVTSEEEIRYAMTLILKKYAPEHIETGEKYINQAITRIQVIRIDIEHISGKIN
- the hcp gene encoding hydroxylamine reductase; this translates as MSMFCFQCQEASKGIGCTLSGVCGKTPEVANIQDLLLFVVRGISVYNQELRKAGNASPEADKFVFDGLFMTITNANFDKQAIINKIKAGLALKNELGKKVTLPNPPDECTWNGDESEFETKAATVGVLRNSDEDIRSLKELVHYGIKGMAAYVEHAWNLNNENPEIFGFMQHALAEITRNDITIDELISLTLETGKYGVSAMAQLDAANTSHYGNPELSEVNIGVGKNPGILISGHDLKDLEELLQQTEGTGVDVYTHSEMLPAHYYPQLKKHKHLVGNYGNAWWRQKEEFETFNGPILFTTNCIVPPTKNATYTDRIYTTGASGLEGATHIPARVNGEPKDFSAIIEHAKKCLPPTQIESGKIVGGFAHAQVLALADKVVDAVKGGAISKFFVMAGCDGRMKSRNYYTEFAEKLPKDTVILTAGCAKYRYNKLPLGDINGIPRVLDAGQCNDSYSLAVIALKLKEVFGLEDINDLPIIYNIAWYEQKAVIVLLALLSLGVKKIHLGPTLPAFLSPNVTKVLVDNFGIGGISTVDEDIAAFLA
- a CDS encoding Crp/Fnr family transcriptional regulator; this encodes MIEILLGNPLFRGTSPDELAQNIEGISYQIKSYKKGDILAFQGDVCNKLIILLKGSVRGEMIDYSGKLIKIEDIHAPRALAPLFLFGTENKYPVEVTANEDVEALSIPKESILILFQRNKRFLENYLNTSANYAKTISDKLFFLSFKNIKQKLASYILRLSASAGDKLVMDRSQQELADYFGVSRPSLARELANMQEEGLITVDRKHIAIINKEKLKEMIR
- a CDS encoding MATE family efflux transporter yields the protein MTNQNNPHILGTEPIGKLLLQYSIPAIIGMTVTSLYNIIDSIFIGHGVGAMAISGLAISFPLMNLIIAVSTLVGIGGSAISSIRLGQKDRAGATEVLGTVLMLCLVNSVVFGSLFLIFLNPILIFFGASSTTLPYAHDFMQVILLGTPISYTMISLNNVMRATGYPKKAMLSSMITVLANVILAPIFIFKFHWGIKGAALATVISQFIGMIWVLHHFMNKDSYVHFQKGFHKIRKQVVLNIFSIGMSPFLMNVCACGIVIIINKSLEDNGGDMAIGAYGIINRVQTLFVMVVLGVTMGMQPIIGYNYGAKQIDRVKKTLKAGIIAGFSIMSLGFVLCELFPHAISAMFTNDDSLIGLAATGLRISVLAFPLVSCQIVISNFFQSIGKAKVSIFLSLSRQLIYLLPCLLILPSMFGTKGVWGSMAVSDFMSFFTAIAMLTIHIKKISKQNQIMAENRA
- a CDS encoding HAD family hydrolase; amino-acid sequence: MKESKMMAALFDFDGVVIDTEDQYSTFWEEQGRKYHPEIPGFAHVIKGQTLMHIYETYFEGMEEEKQKLRKDLLLFEGNMQYDYIPGVLDFIEDLKMNGVRMAVVTSSDTCKMEKVYRVHPEIKEMFDVIVTANMFKESKPHPECFLLGAKLLDATPAQSFVFEDSFQGLQAGNAAGATVIGLATTNPRNAIQNKAHHVIDDFTGFTFKKLMALKG
- the panB gene encoding 3-methyl-2-oxobutanoate hydroxymethyltransferase, coding for MAGYINEDTRKVTTHRLIEMKQKGEKISMLTAYDYTMAQIVDGAGMDVILVGDSASNTMAGNVTTLPITLDQMIYHGKSVVRGVKRAMVVVDMPFGSYQGNPLEGLASAIRIMKESHADALKLEGGEEIIESVQKILSAGIPIMGHLGLMPQSINKYGTYTVRAKDDFEAEKLVRDAHLLEEAGCFAIVLEKIPAALAQRVANELTIPIIGIGAGGGVDGQVLVVQDMLGMSKGFSPKFLRRYADLHTVMTDAIGQYITDVKSRDFPNENEQY